The Duganella sp. BuS-21 sequence TGATGGTGTTCGCGTGCATATCGATTGCACTGCTGCTGGCCGATTCGCATATGCGGGTGCTGGCGATGGTGCGCACCGCTGCCGGCACCGTGCTGTACCCGCTGCAAATGGCGGCCTTGCTGCCGCGCGACGCCATCTACGGCGTCGGCGATTATTTCTCCACTTTGTCGTCGATGGAAAAGCAGGTGCGCGAATTGCGCCGCCAGCAGATCCTCAGCTCGCAGGCTTTGCAGCAGGCGCAGCTCCAGGCCACCGAGAACGCGCAGCTGCGCCGCCTGCTCGATGCGCGCGAGCGCTTGCCGGTGAAGTCGATGCTGGCCGACGTGCTGTATGACGCGCGCGACGTCAACAGCCGCAAGATCATTCTCGATCGCGGCACCCGTCATGACGTCACGCTTGGTTTGCCGGTGATCGACAACCAGGGCGTGGTCGGCCAGGTGACGCGGGTGTTCCCGTTTACTTCCGAAGTGACGCTGCTGTCCGATAAGGAGCAGGCGATTCCCGTGCAGCTGCTGCGCAACGGCTTGCGCAGCGTGGCCTATGGTCGCGGCAAGTCGGGCAACCTGGAACTGCGCTTCACGGCGCCCAATGCGGATATCCAGGTCGGCGATATCGTAGTCACCTCGGGCCTGGACGGTGTGTATCCGGCCGGGCTGGCGGTGGCGCGCGTGTCGCAGGTGGAAAACAGCGCCGGCGGTTCCTTCGGCGGCGTGATCTGCCAGCCGCTGGCCGGCATCATGAACAATACGCAGCTGCTGATCCTCATGTCGACGCCGGAGATGCCCGCGCGTCCGGCCGACGAGGAGCCGCGCGCGCTGCGCAAGCACAATAACAAGATGGCGCCGATCAAGGAAGCGCCGAAAGAAGGCGTGGAAGGGCAGCCTGCCGCTGGTGTTGCTGCCGCCGGCGCTGCTGTTGCCCCGGGTGCGCCCGGCCTGATTCCCGTGATGCCGCCGCCGGCGCCCAAGCCAGCCGCCACCGGCGCTGCCGCCACCACCGGCGCCAACGCCGCGCCTGCGGCCACGACGCCAGCCGCTGCACCGCCGGCCGCCGTCACACCATCCAAGGAGCCGGCACGATGAATCGTCCGCACTACATCCTGCTGCCGGTCAGCCCGTTGTTCATCGCTTTCAGCCTGTTCTGCGCGTTTCTCCTGAACCTGCTCCCTTGGGGGAACTTCGTCGGCGTGCCGGATTGCGTGGCGCTGGTGCTGGTGTTCTGGGGTGTGCACCAGCCGCGCAAGGTCGGCATCGGCACCGCCTTCTTCCTCGGCCTGCTGATGGACGTGCATGACTCCACCCTGTTGGGCGAGAATGCGCTGTCCTACACGCTGCTGTCCTACTTCGCCATCATGATGCACCGCCGGATGCTGTGGTTCCCGATCTGGACCCAGGCCATGCACGTGTTCCCGTTGCTGCTGATGGCGCAGTCGGTGCAACTGGTGGTGCGCTTCTTCGTGTCCGGTAAATTCCCCGGCTGGTTCTACTTTATCGAAAGTGTGGTGGCATCGGTCCTGTGGCCGCTGACGACCTGGCTGCTGCTGGCGCCTCAGCGCCGCGCGGTGGACCGCGACCACACCCGTCCTATCTGACGCCGCGATTCAAGCATGACTGAAATTAAGGACAATCAGCGCGAACTGCAGCAGTTCCGCATGCGCCTGACGGTGCTGGGCGGGATGGTGTTTTTCTGCTTCGCCTTGCTGCTGCTGCGCTTCATCTGGCTGCAGGTGGTCAAGTACAGCGACTTCGCCGTCAAGGCCGAAGAAAACCGCATCGCCATCGTGCCCATCGTGCCGAACCGTGGTCTTATCCTGGACCGCAACGGCGTGGTCCTGGCGCGCAACTACTCCGCTTTCACGCTGGAGATCACGCCGTCCAAGCTGCACACCACGCTCGATGAAGCCATCGACGAATTGGCGAAGCTGGTGACGGTGGACGTCAAGGACCGCAAGCGCTTCAAGAAGCTGCTCGATGAGTCCAAGGGCTTCGCCAGCGTGCCGCTGCGCACCCGCCTCACCGACGAGGAAGTGGCGCGCTTCACCGCGCAGCGCTTCCGCTTTCCCGGCGTCGAGGTGCAGGCGCGCCTGTTCCGCCAGTATCCGCTGGGCGAAACTGCCTCGCACGTGATCGGCTTCATCGGCCGCATCAACCAGTCCGAGGTCAAGGCCATCGAGGCCACCGACGACGGCCCGAATTACAAGGGCACCGATCATATCGGCAAGGAAGGCCTGGAGAAGAGCTACGAGAAGCAGCTGCACGGCCAGACCGGCTATGAGGAAGTGGAAGTGTCGGCCGGCGGCCGCGCCATCCGTACCTTGTCGCGCACGGCCGCCACGCCGGGCAATAACCTGATCCTGTCGATCGACATCGAACTGCAGAAGGTGGTGGAAGAAGCTTTCGGCGAATGGCGCGGCGCCTTCGTCGCCATCGAACCGGAGACCGGCGACATCCTGGCCTACGTCTCGCGGCCCGGCTACGATCCCAACCTGTTCGTCGACGGCATCGATTCGCAAAGCTGGAATGAACTCAATACCTCGCTGGACCGGCCGATGGTGAACCGTCCGTTGTCCGGCACTTATGCGCCCGGTTCCACCTTCAAGCCCTTCATGGCGCTGGCCGCGCTGGAGCTGGGCAAGCGCAACGCGGCGCAAGCCTATCCCGACCCAGGCTTCTTCTACCTCGGCGGCCACAAATTCCGCGACGATAAAGTGGGCGGCCACGGCAACGTCGACCTGCGCCGCTCCGTCATCGTCTCCTGCAATACCTATTATTACCAGCTCGGCAACGACATGGGCATCGACGCGATCGCCCAATTCATGCAGCCTTTCGGCTTCGGCCAGAAGACCGGCATCGACCTCGATAACGAAAAGACCGGCGTGCTGCCGTCCAAGGAATGGAAGCGCAAGCGCTTCAAGGGCAATGCCGGCAAGTGGGTGGGCGGCGACACCATCTCGGTGTCCAACGGCTCGGGCTACAACTCCTACACGCCGCTGCAGATCGCACACGCCATGGCCAACCTGGCCAACAATGGCATCGTGATGAAGCCGCACCTGGTCAAGATCGTCGAAGACGGCGGCACCCGCGCGCGCAAGCTCACCGTGCCGAGCGAAAGCTACCGCATCGCGCTCAAGCAGGAAAACATCGACATCATCAAGAGCGCCATGGTGGGCGTAAACAGCGAGCAGGGGGGCACCGCGTTCCGCGCGTTCGCCAACGCCGGCTATACCTCCGGCGGCAAGACCGGCACGGCGCAGGTGGTGGGCATCAAGGCCAACGAGAAGTACAACGCCTCGGCGCTGGCCGAACGCCTGCGCGACAACGCGCTGTACACCGCCTTCGCCCCGGCCGACAAGCCGAAGATCGTGGTCGCCATGGTGGTGGAGAACGCCGGCTGGGGCGCCGAGATCGCCGCGCCGATCGCGCGCAAGGCGCTCGACTTCTACCTGCTGGGCAAACGCCCGGTCGACAAGGAAACCACCAAGGTGCCGAAGGAAGACGCCGAGAGCTTCGTGCCGATCGAAGATCCAGAAGCCGCCGAAGCGGCAGCCGCCGCAGCGGAAGCGCTGCGCGCCAACGCGCCGGCGCAAGCTCCCGGCCCGGCGCCGGCGCCGACGCCCACGCCCACGCCGGCGGCGCCGGTGCCAGCCGCCACGCAGGCGCCGCAGCCAACGGCGCCGGTGCGGAAGAAACAATAAGGATTACCCATCATGCGCATCCATGAAAGACGTTCGCTGTGGCGTCGCATGCGGCCATACTTCACCGTGTTCGACGCTCCGCTGACGGCCATCATCATCATGCTGCTGACGGTCAGCATGATCACACTGTACTCGGCCAGCATCGGCATTCCGGGCAAGATCGAAGACCAGGTGCGCAACATCTGCCTGTGCTTCCTGGTGATGTGGCTGGTGGCGAACATCTCGCCGCAGATGATGATGCGGATCGCCGTGCCGGCCTACGCCTTCGGCGTGTTCCTGCTGGTGTGCGTGGCGCTGTTCGGTACCATCAAACTGGGCGCGCGGCGCTGGCTGCACATCGGCGTGGTCGACATCCAGCCGTCCGAATTCATGAAGATCGTCACGCCGCTGATGCTGGCGTGGTACTTCCAGAGTCGCGCCGGCCAGCTGACATGGAAATCGTATGCGGTGGCGGCGCTGCTGCTGGCGGTGCCGATGGGACTGATCGTGCGCCAGCCCGACCTGGGCACGGCGCTGCTGGTGGTGGCCGCCGGTTTCTGCGTGATCTTCCTGGCCGGCCTGTCGTGGAAAGCGCTGGCGGGATTGCTGGTGGCCGGCGCGGCGGCCCTGCCGGTGATCTGGTCGGTGCTGCACGACTACCAGCGGCAGCGCGTGATGACGCTGATCGATCCGACCTCGGACCCGCTGGGCAAGGGCTTCCACATCATCCAGTCGACCATCGCGGTGGGCTCGGGCGGCGTTACCGGCAAGGGCTGGACCCACGGCACGCAGGCCCACCTTGAATTCATCCCCGAACGCACCACCGACTTTATCTTCGCCGTGTATTCCGAGGAGTTCGGCCTGGTCGGCAACCTGGTGCTGATGGTGCTGTACCTGATGCTGATCGGCCGCGGCCTGATGATCGCCGGGAACGCGCCCAACTTCTTCACGCGCCTGCTGGCCGGCGCCGTCACCATGATTTACTTCACCTACGCCTTCGTCAACATGGGCATGGTCAGCGGCATCCTGCCGGTGGTGGGCGTGCCGTTGCCGTTCATGAGCTACGGCGGCACCGCGCTGCTGACGCTGGGACTGGGCGCCGGCATCCTGATGAGCATCCAGCGCCATCGCAAACTGGTGCAGAGCTGATGGACTTCAGCGAGCGGCGGTCCTGGTGGCGGCGCCTGCGTCCCTACGTGGTGGTGTTCGACCCGCCGCTGGCGCTGATCATCGCGGCGCTGCTGTCGGTCGGCCTGATTACGCTGCATTCGGCCGGCATGGCGATTCCCGGCAAGGTGTGGGACCAACTGCGCAATATCGCGGCGGCGGTGCTGGTGATGTGGCTGGTGGCGAACATCCCGCCGCAGACCATGATGCGGCTGGCGGTGCCCGTGTACCTGCTGGGCGTGGCGCTGCTGGTGGCGGTGGCGCTGTTCGGCATCATCAAGGGCGGCTCGCGCCGCTGGCTGTATGTCGGCGTGCAGATCCAGCCTTCGGAGTTGATGAAGATCGCCATGCCGCTGATGCTGGCCTGGTTCTTCCAGCGCGAGCAGGGGCATTTGCGCTGGCAGTCCTACGCACTGGCGGCGCTGCTGCTGGCGATACCGGCCGGCCTGATCGCGCGCCAGCCGGACCTGGGCACGGCCATGCTGGTGACGGCGGCCGGCGCCTGTGTGATCTTCCTCGGCGGCGTATCGTGGAAAGCCTTGGCTGCACTGGGCGCCGCCGGCGCCGCCGGTCTGCCGCTGCTGTGGGCCGTGATGCACGACTACCAGCGCGACCGCGTGCTGACGCTGATCGATCCCTATCACGACCCGCTGGGCAAGGGCTTCCACATCATCCAGTCGATGATCGCCATCGGCTCCGGCGGCGTGACCGGCAAGGGCTGGACCCACGGCACGCAGGCTCACCTTGAGTTCATCCCCGAGCGCACCACCGACTTTATCTTTGCCGTGTTCTCCGAGGAGTTCGGCCTGGCCGGCAATCTGGTGCTGATGGCCTTGTACCTGCTGCTGATCTGGCGCGGCCTGGCCATCGCGCAGCATGCGCCGACGCTGTTTACGCGCCTGCTGGCCGGCGCCATCACCATGATTTTCTTCACCTACGCCTTCGTCAACATGGGCATGGTGAGCGGCATCGTGCCGGTGGTGGGCGTGCCGCTGCCGTTCATGAGTTACGGTGGAACGGCGCTGATGACCCTCGGCCTTGCCGGCGGTATCCTGATGAGTATCCAGCGGCATCGATGATACTATCTCGGCCTATGCGTTTACACAGTCACCATTCTTACAAGCTTTCCATTATTGCCACGGCGCTCGCGCTGGCCGGCTGCGGCACTGCACCGGTCGATACCCAGCCGGCGCCGCGCCCGGTGCAGACTTCCGGCCCGGTGATCAAATCGCCGTCCGGCCACAAGGCCGATCCTTCGCTGCCGGCGCTGCCGCCGGCGAATTCCGGGCGCGGCGGCTACTACCAGGACGACGGTCCCGGCGACGCGCCGCCGCCCAACCTGGCCGATACGCCGGACGCCGACGTGCGCAACGATCCGCTGCTGCCGCGCTCCAATCGCCCCTACGTTGTCTTCGGCAAGACCTACACGCCGATCACCGACGAACAGCCGTTCACGCAGATCGGCGTCGGCAGCTGGTACGGCAAGAAATTCCACGGCCAGCGTACCTCGTCCGGTGAGCTGTACGATATGTACAAGATGACCGCCGCGCATCCCACGCTGCCGATTCCGTCCTATGCACGCCTGAGTAATTTGCTGAGCGGCGCCACCGTGATCGTGCGCATCAACGATCGCGGGCCGTTCCACGCCAACCGTGTGATCGACGTGTCTTACACGGCGGCGCTGAAACTGGGCTTGCTGAGCAAGGGCAGCCACGAACTGAAGATCGAACGCATCCTGCCCGATGAAGTGGACCGTATTCTGGCCACTCGCGAGGGCATCTCCGGCAGCACCAAGGCGCGCTTGACGCCGCAGTTGAAGGACCGTCTGCTGCAGGCATCGACTGCACCGACCGCAAAGGTCACCGCCACCATGATCGAACAGCCGCTGGTGCTGACGCCGTCGGCGCCGGCCGGCCCGTCGAAGGAGATCGAAGCGCTGATGCTGGCCGACCGTGCGCCGGCCGGCTACGCTGCGCCCACGCCGGCGTCCGCAGCGGCGGGCGGTTTCTATTTGCAGCTGGGCGCCTATTCGCGTGCCGAGAATGCGGAAACCGTGCGCGCCAGGTTGACCGGAAAATTCGATGCGATGGAAGTGGTGCAGGGCGGTTCGGTGTTCCGCCTGTTCGGCGGTCCGTTCGCCACGCGCCAGGAAGCGCAGCAGGCGGCGCAAGGGCTGCCGGCCGCGCTGGGCCTGAAACCCATCGTCGTCCAGCGCTAAACTGCGCTTATTTGCAGTTGCGGGTTTCTGCGCTCGGGAAGCCGGCGCGGATTTTTTCGAGTTTGGCTTTGAGCCCGGCGTCGACGTCGCGGAATTGGTAGGCCAGCAGTTTGCTGCCGCTCATGCGCGGCGTGATGCGCGCACTGCGCACACCTTGCTTCATCAATGCGGCCAGCTGGTTCTGCGCCGCGCCTTCGGTCTTGAACACGCCCAGCGAAATGCCCCAGCGCAGCGGTGAATTGTCGGACATGACGAAGTAGTTGGTCACCCCCAGCGCGCGCAGTTCGCCGGCTTTCTTGTCGGCGCCTTCCTTGCTGCCCTGCGGCGGAATGTGGACGATGTAGCCCGACACTTCGTTGCCCGGCAGGTTATGGCGCGACTGGCGGTCGCCCAGCTTCAGCGCGTCGAGCTGGTTTTCAAAGCGACGGCCGTCGGCCAGCGCGAAGCTGCCGATTTCCACGCAGGCCTGTGCTTCCGGCGCGGCCTCGCTGGCGGCGGCGGTGACGTTGGCTGCATTGGCCGCATTGACGGCATTGGCTTTCCCGGCCGGGATGATGGTCAGCTTGTCGGCGTTGAGTTGCTTAAGCAGGCGTTCCGGCTCGTGCTCGTTGCCGCTGAAGTGGCCCAGGTAGCCGCGTCCATACGCGAACAGCGCGGCGTTCACGGCAAGCAGGGACCAGAAAATAAACTTCAGCACGGGCTATCCTTGTTCAGCGCTGCGCACGACCGCCTGCAGGCCGACCAGCACAATGTTCTCGACGATCCGGTACGGCACCTTGAGCATCGGCGCAATGTAGGGCGCGGCGCCGCCGGAGATGATGCACTCGGCGGCTTGATGCTGGGCGCAGGCGTGTTCGATGGCGCCGCTCTGCGCGGCCAGGATGCCGCTCAGGATCGCGTCGTCGGTGTTGTCCGCGAATCCGTCCGCCAGCTTACCGTCTTGGGCGATCTGCGGCAACTGCGCGGTGTTGCGCGCCAGCGAACTGGCCATCAAGCCCAGACCCGGCAGGATCATCCCGCCCAGAAAGACGCCGTCCGCCGTGACGGCGTCGATGGTGGTGGCGGTGCCGCAGTTGACCACGATGATCGGCACGCGCGGCGCCAGCGTGTGGCCGGCGATGGCGGCGGCGAAGCGGTCGCAGCCCAGTTGCGCCGGGTTGCGATAGCCGTTGGTCAGGCCGGCCAGCGACGGCAGCGAGGCAAACCACTCGGCCCGCATCTGCGGCATGCAGCGCTGCAGCACATACTCCAGCTGCACGCGCAGCGCATTGCCGGCAACGTTGGCGATCAACACGCGGTCCACGCCGTGACTGGCCGCCGCTTCGCACCAGGCCAGTTCCAGTTGCGGCATGTCGGCGTGGGCGACGGCGCCGTAGGCGCTCCATTCGCCAGGTGCGTTCGTTGAATCCACCAGCGCCCATTTGACGCGCGTGTTGCCGGCGTCGATCAGTAGCATCATGCTTGGTCTCCGGATAAGCGTAGCGAAATATCGCCGGACAGGACTTCCACCTGTCCCTGCGGTGTGTCGAGCAGCAGGCGGCCGATGGCGTCGACGCCGGCGGCGCGGCCCTGCTGCAGCACGGCGCCGTCGTCGAGCAGGATCACCTCCTTGCCCTGCCAGGCGTGCAATGCATTCCAGCGCTCGACGAACGGCGCGAAGCCGGTGTCGTCGAATTCCGCCAGCACGGCGGCCAGGCGGCTGAGGAGTGCGGCCATCAGCTGGTTGCGCTCCATTTGCGCCAGCCACGGCGCGGCGGCGACCTCGCGGCCGATCTGCGCTTCCAGTTCATCCGGCATGAGGAGGTTGATGCCGGCGCCGATCACGGCCCAGATGGCGCCGTCGTTTTTATCGGTCTGCGTTTCGACCAGGATGCCGGCTAGCTTGGCGCCGTCGCGCAGCAAATCGTTGGGCCACTTGATCTGCACCGGCACGCCGAGCGAGCAGATGGTCTCCGCCAGCGCCACGCCGACCGCCATCGGCAGGCCGCTCATATTGTGCAGCGGGCCCTTGAAGCGCCACGCCAGCGAAAACATCAGCGCGGCGCCCGGCGCCGACAGCCAGGAGCGTCCTGCGCGGCCGCGCCCCGCCGTCTGGTTTTCGGCGATGCGCAGCAGCGGGCCTGTCAGGCTGTCGATGCGGGCCAGCAGGTCGGCGTTGGTGGAGCCGGTTTCGGCCACCACTTCAATCGCGACGTGGCTGGCCGAGGTGGCGCAATGCGCACTGATGGCGGACGCGGACAAATGGTTCATGATGCCTGTTTTCGTGGCTTGTGCGGCGCCTTGCCGAAGGCCCAGTCGTAGACGGTGTTCGGCAGCAGGCGCAGCACCTTGGCGACGATGCCCATCTGCCAGGGAATGACGGCGTAGCTGCGGCCGGCCGCGATCACCTGCACGGCGCTGGCGGCGAATTTTTCCGGCGCCATCAGGAACGGCATGGGGTAGGGATTGGCCTGCGTCATGGGCGTGTCGATGTAGCCGGGGCAAATGGTGACCACGCGGATGCCGTAGGGCTTCATCTCCAGCCGCAGCGATTCGCAGTAGCTGATGACGGCGGCCTTGGAGGCGCTGTAGGCTTCCGCGCCGGGCAGGCCGCGTATGCCGGCCACGCTGCCGATGCCCACCAGCCGGCCCGGCGTGCGTTGCGCGCGCATGGCGGCGATGAATGGGGCAAAGGTGGCGGCGGTGGCGACCACGTTGGTGGCGATGATGTCGGAGAAGACCGCCAGGTCTTCGGCGAATTCGGTGAGCGTGCCGGCCGAGACGCCGGCGTTGGCGATCACCACGTCGACGCCGCCCGCATGCGCGAGAAACTGCTGCGCGGCGTTGGCGATGGCGGCGTGATCGAGCACGTCCACCGCATAGGCGCGGTGCTGTTGCGGATTGGGGAGCGTGGCGATCAGGGCGGCGAGGGTTTCGCCGCGCCGGGCCAGCAGGCCAAGCGTGGCGCCCTGCGCCGCATAGCGGCGGGCCAGGGCGGCGCCCAAGCCGCTGGAGGCGCCGGTGATGAAGACGCGCAAAGGCGTCATGCTTATTTCTTCTCTGCTTTGGCTTTGGCGACCAGCACGTCCAGCACTTGCGCGACTTTCTCATGCAGCTGCGCTTCGGTGGTGGACGATTGCTTTTCAGCGTCGGCCATGGTCGGGGAGGTCATGTACTTGCCGTCCACCGCCAGCATCGGCCACGAATCGATGTTGTAGGCGTCCATCATGGACACCGATTTGCGCACGCGGCCCGCCACGCCGAAGCCGCGATAGGTATCGATGAATTTCTGCTTGTCGATGCCTTGCTTGGCGATGAATTCGAATACCTGTTCATCGCGGCGCATCGGGTTGCGGTTGACGTGGATTTCGTTGAAAGCCTTGGTGTGCAGGTCTTGCGTCAGCAGGCCCATGGCTTCCAGCGTAAAGTACATTTTCTGCTGCGGCAGGTCGGTGCCCGAGCGCGAGATGTGCATGCGCTTGAAGACGATGTTGTCGCCCTGTTTCTTGACCCAGGCGTTGAGCGATTCGTCGTAGTGCGCGCAGTGCGGGCAGGCGTAGTCGAAGAACTCGATGATCTCGACCTTCTTGCCGGTGTCCACCGGTTGCGGCGCGGCCAGCGTTTTGTATTCCACACCGTTTTTCGGATCGGTCGGCGAGGCCGTGGCGCTCAGCGCAATGGCGCCTGCCAGCGCGGCGGTCAGGATGAACTTCAGGATACGCATCGATGCTCCTTATTTTTGGTTACGTACAACGGCGACGTCGATGCCGTTTTCGGACAGTTTGCTACGGACCTTGTTCATCGCTTCGACCTGGTTGTATGGGCCGAGCCGCACGCGGTGCAGGACGCCGGTATCGGTCGAGCGGTCCGAGAGGTTGGCTTCAAAGCCCAGCAACGCCAGCTTGGCGCGCGCGCTTTCGGCGTCGCCCACTTCGCGGAAGGCGCCGGCCTGCAGGTAGTAGATGTATTTCTCGTCGCCGGCGGCGGCTGGCTGCGGCGCGATGTTGGCGGCGTTCGGCGCTGCCGCTGCTGTTGCAGCAGGCAGCGTGGCCGGCTTGGCAGAAGCCGGCGTGGTTGGCGTGCCCTGGATTTTGTCCACCACCGCTTGCAGTTGGTCGGCCGCCGGCTTGGCCGGCGCCGCCGGTGCGGCAGGGGCAGGGCTAGCGGGGGCCGCCGGCTGCTGGTCGCGCGCGAAATCCTTGGCCGCTTCGCGCGCCGCTTCCTTGTTGCCGTACATCGGCTTGTTCGGATCGGCGATCTGTCCCGCCGTCGGTTCCGCCGCCTTGCCTGCATGGCCCTTGTCCGTGAACGGCGTCGCGCCCTTGGTAATCATCAGCGCCACGACCACGGCGATACTCAGGCCGATGACCAGGCCGATGATGATGCCGACGAAGGTGTTGCCTTGTTGTCGCGTACGAGGGATGAAGCTGGAGCGGCTGGAACGGAAATTCATTGTGCGGGATGTCCTTCGCAATTACATTTTATTGGGAGCCGAGACGCCGATCAGCGCCAGGCCGTTGCGCAGCACCTGGCGCGTGGCCACCATCAGCGCGATACGCGCGGCCTTGAGCGCCTCGTCGTCGACCAGCACGCGTTCGGCGAAGTAGAAGCTGTGCAGGTTGGCGGCCAGGTCGCGCAGGTAGAACGCGATCTGGTGCGGGCCCAGTTCCGCCTGCGCGCGCGCCAGCGTTTCCGGATACGCGGCCAGCGTGGCCAGCAGGGTCGCTTCGGTCGGCGCGGTCAGCGGCGACAGGTCGACGTTGGCCAGGTCGGCTTCGTTGCCGGTCCATTGTTCCAGCATGCGGCAGATGCGCGCGTGGGCGTACTGCACGTAATAGACCGGGTTCTCGTCCGAGGTTTTCAGCGCGACGTCGACGTCGAACACGAATTCGGTGTCGGCCTTGCGCGAGATGAGGAAGAAGCGCACGGCGTCGCGGCCCTTGGTGATGTCGCCGCCGCCCGACCATTCGATCAGGTCGCGCACGGTGACGTAGGAGCCGGCGCGCTTGGAGATCTTGACCTCTTCGCCGCCCTTCATGACGGTGACCATCTTGTGCAGCACGTAGTCAGGGAAGCCTTGCGGTACGCCGACGTTGACCGCCTGCAGGCCGGCGCGCACGCGCGCGATGGTGCCGTGGTGGTCGGTGCCCTGGACGTTGATGGCCTGCTGGAAGCCGCGCTGGAACTTGACGATGTGGTAGGCCACGTCCGGCACGAAGTAGGTGTAGGTGCCGTCCTGCTTGCGCATCACGCGATTCTTGTCGTCGCCGTAGTCTTCGGTGCGCAGCCACAGCGCGCCTTCTTCTTCATAGGTCTTGCCGGATTTGTTCAGCAGGTCGACGGCGGCGTCCACCTTGCCGTCCGCGTACAGCGACGATTCCAGGTAGTAGTTGTCGAACTTGACGCCGAAGGCCTGCAGGTCGATATCCTGTTCGTTGCGCAGGTAGGTCACGGCAAAGGCGCGGATCGACTCGATGTCTTCGACGTCGCCGGAGGCGGTGGCCGGCGAGCCGTCCGAGGCCGACACGGTTTTCTTTTGCGTGAAGTCGGCGGCGATGTCGGCGATGTAGTCGCCGTTGTAGGCCGATTCCGGCCAGGCGGCGTCGCCCGGCTTGTGGCCTTGCAGGCGCGCCTGCACCGAGTTGGCCAGGGTCTGGATCTGCACGCCGGCGTCGTTGTAGTAGAACTCGCGGGTGACGTTGTAGCCTTGCGAAGCGAACAGCGAGGACAGCGCGTCGCCCAGCGCCGCCTGGCGGCCGTGGCCCACGTGCAGCGGGCCGGTCGGGTTGGCGGAGACGAATTCGATGATGACTTTCTTGCCGTTGCCGACGCTGACGGCGCCGAAGGCGGCGCCCTGCGCCAGCACGGTCTTGACCACGGCCTGCTTGGCGGCCGCGCTCACGCGCAGGTTGATGAAGCCCGGGCCGGCGATGTCGGCCGATTCCACCAGGCCCTTGCCGGCCGGATTGGCCAGCAGCGCGTCGACCAGCTTGGTGGCCAGTTCGCGCGGGTTCATTTTCAGTTGCTTGGCCAGCTGCATGGCGATATTACAAGCGACATCGCCGTGCGACGGGTCGCGCGGGCGCTCCAGCACAACGTTGGCAACCACTTCGCTGCCGGCGAGGATGGGGGCGAGGGCGGCCTGGAACAGGGCGGTGATATCTTGTTTTTGTTGGGCTAGCATGCGCTTAAAAATTCATCAGATAGTGGAAACGGCGGGCGCGCAGGCGCCGGCCAAACAGCGGTAATTATACTGTGTTGACCGACGAACGGCGTTGGCAAGCGGATGTTGTTTAATGGATATACTTTGCCGCGGCGAAGGCGATTGCGCCCACCACGCCGGAGAGGGTGATGGCGGTGCCGACAAACCATCTGATCAGGCGGATCTCCATTTGCGCAATTTTGATTTCCAACTGCGATGTTTTGGCGTCGACTTTGGCGTCGACCCCGCCGATGGCGCCTTGCATTTTGATGTCGAGCTTGGCGATGTCTTCCTTGGTCGCATAGTTCGATTTGATGACCGCGACGTCGATTTCCATGGCGCGCAGCCGGGTGTCAAGGTCGGTCAGTTGCTCAACCACCTGATTGGGAACCACATCGGATTGGGCCGGGATAG is a genomic window containing:
- a CDS encoding SPOR domain-containing protein is translated as MLKFIFWSLLAVNAALFAYGRGYLGHFSGNEHEPERLLKQLNADKLTIIPAGKANAVNAANAANVTAAASEAAPEAQACVEIGSFALADGRRFENQLDALKLGDRQSRHNLPGNEVSGYIVHIPPQGSKEGADKKAGELRALGVTNYFVMSDNSPLRWGISLGVFKTEGAAQNQLAALMKQGVRSARITPRMSGSKLLAYQFRDVDAGLKAKLEKIRAGFPSAETRNCK
- a CDS encoding SPOR domain-containing protein, which produces MNFRSSRSSFIPRTRQQGNTFVGIIIGLVIGLSIAVVVALMITKGATPFTDKGHAGKAAEPTAGQIADPNKPMYGNKEAAREAAKDFARDQQPAAPASPAPAAPAAPAKPAADQLQAVVDKIQGTPTTPASAKPATLPAATAAAAPNAANIAPQPAAAGDEKYIYYLQAGAFREVGDAESARAKLALLGFEANLSDRSTDTGVLHRVRLGPYNQVEAMNKVRSKLSENGIDVAVVRNQK
- a CDS encoding septal ring lytic transglycosylase RlpA family protein — protein: MRLHSHHSYKLSIIATALALAGCGTAPVDTQPAPRPVQTSGPVIKSPSGHKADPSLPALPPANSGRGGYYQDDGPGDAPPPNLADTPDADVRNDPLLPRSNRPYVVFGKTYTPITDEQPFTQIGVGSWYGKKFHGQRTSSGELYDMYKMTAAHPTLPIPSYARLSNLLSGATVIVRINDRGPFHANRVIDVSYTAALKLGLLSKGSHELKIERILPDEVDRILATREGISGSTKARLTPQLKDRLLQASTAPTAKVTATMIEQPLVLTPSAPAGPSKEIEALMLADRAPAGYAAPTPASAAAGGFYLQLGAYSRAENAETVRARLTGKFDAMEVVQGGSVFRLFGGPFATRQEAQQAAQGLPAALGLKPIVVQR
- a CDS encoding type III pantothenate kinase; protein product: MMLLIDAGNTRVKWALVDSTNAPGEWSAYGAVAHADMPQLELAWCEAAASHGVDRVLIANVAGNALRVQLEYVLQRCMPQMRAEWFASLPSLAGLTNGYRNPAQLGCDRFAAAIAGHTLAPRVPIIVVNCGTATTIDAVTADGVFLGGMILPGLGLMASSLARNTAQLPQIAQDGKLADGFADNTDDAILSGILAAQSGAIEHACAQHQAAECIISGGAAPYIAPMLKVPYRIVENIVLVGLQAVVRSAEQG
- a CDS encoding biotin--[acetyl-CoA-carboxylase] ligase, giving the protein MNHLSASAISAHCATSASHVAIEVVAETGSTNADLLARIDSLTGPLLRIAENQTAGRGRAGRSWLSAPGAALMFSLAWRFKGPLHNMSGLPMAVGVALAETICSLGVPVQIKWPNDLLRDGAKLAGILVETQTDKNDGAIWAVIGAGINLLMPDELEAQIGREVAAAPWLAQMERNQLMAALLSRLAAVLAEFDDTGFAPFVERWNALHAWQGKEVILLDDGAVLQQGRAAGVDAIGRLLLDTPQGQVEVLSGDISLRLSGDQA
- a CDS encoding SDR family oxidoreductase, whose translation is MTPLRVFITGASSGLGAALARRYAAQGATLGLLARRGETLAALIATLPNPQQHRAYAVDVLDHAAIANAAQQFLAHAGGVDVVIANAGVSAGTLTEFAEDLAVFSDIIATNVVATAATFAPFIAAMRAQRTPGRLVGIGSVAGIRGLPGAEAYSASKAAVISYCESLRLEMKPYGIRVVTICPGYIDTPMTQANPYPMPFLMAPEKFAASAVQVIAAGRSYAVIPWQMGIVAKVLRLLPNTVYDWAFGKAPHKPRKQAS
- a CDS encoding thiol:disulfide interchange protein DsbA/DsbL; translated protein: MRILKFILTAALAGAIALSATASPTDPKNGVEYKTLAAPQPVDTGKKVEIIEFFDYACPHCAHYDESLNAWVKKQGDNIVFKRMHISRSGTDLPQQKMYFTLEAMGLLTQDLHTKAFNEIHVNRNPMRRDEQVFEFIAKQGIDKQKFIDTYRGFGVAGRVRKSVSMMDAYNIDSWPMLAVDGKYMTSPTMADAEKQSSTTEAQLHEKVAQVLDVLVAKAKAEKK